One genomic segment of Syngnathus acus chromosome 1, fSynAcu1.2, whole genome shotgun sequence includes these proteins:
- the col9a1a gene encoding collagen, type IX, alpha 1a produces the protein MDLSGSCRLLLLLQALLVASAQRGPVGPRGPPGPPGIAGVPGVDGIDGERGVDSKINGGPGPAGENGKNGAPGAAGLPGADGPVGPPGDPGPTGVKGPKGDLGPPGPVGKPGTGPDGLDGIPGTDGLPGEMGKAGPPGARGKRGQVGATGAVGTRGPLGVYQGQELCPSACPSGLSGHSGLPGMKGHMGVKGESGEPGRQGHKGMEGEQGPHGEVGSQGLPGPAGAKGLAGIMGSKGERGPRGNLGGMGPQGRQGPPGDFGQRGAIGETGPRGVQGDRGPSGIRGPPGPKGEAGLPGPDGREGIPGLPGSKGLPGKDGAPGDGGLQGLPGVPGSYGQKGVSGPKGASGDPGVAGLMGSPGNQGERGDQGEVGPVGPRGGPGARGERGPVGPAGAPGPRGGKGDVGLPGLPGPAGYQGQKGDRGSVGLDGPKGEQGPPGAEGTPGYRGDLGELGEAGEKGAMGPPGETGNKGPEGGRGQQGKEGEPGQVGPRGMQGDMGLPGQPGAQGPAGKSPTDTHIKQVCMRVMQDQLAQLAASLSRPESGVSGLPGPPGPPGPPGSSGENGFPGHTGSRGLPGLKGPPGLLGRKGPKGDQGDRGDRGLTARGPKGVAGTPGLPGQPGRSAYGSDGHDGSRGPRGAPGIPGVPGPPGPSGAAGYCESSQCVLPAVASPVMGGKESALKGPTDM, from the exons ATGGATCTCTCTGGGAGCTGCCGGCTGCTTCTTCTCCTGCAAGCGCTTCTCGTCGCCTCCGCTCAG AGGGGCCCGGTGGGTCCAAGAGGCCCGCCGGGGCCACCCGGAATTGCCGGCGTGCCCGGCGTGGACGGGATTGAC GGCGAGCGAGGGGTGGACTCCAAAATCAACGGCGGCCCA gggcCTGCTGGGGAAAACGGCAAAAACGGAGCTCCAGGAGCTGCAGGCCTTCCGGGAGCAGAT GGACCTGTGGGACCTCCCGGAGATCCAGGTCCAACGGGTGTAAAAGGACCCAAA GGGGATCTCGGACCACCGGGCCCGGTCGGGAAGCCG GGTACTGGACCAGATGGCTTGGAT GGAATCCCAGGGACTGACGGGCTCCCAGGAGAAATGGGCAAAGCGGGCCCTCCT GGAGCCAGAGGCAAGCGGGGCCAAGTGGGCGCCACAGGAGCCGTGGGAACCCGG GGTCCGCTGGGGGTTTATCAAGGCCAAGAACTG TGCCCTAGCGCTTGTCCATCTGGACTGTCGGGACACTCTGGACTGCCTGGCATGAAA GGTCACATGGGGGTGAAGGGGGAGTCCGGAGAGCCCGGCAGACAAGGACACAAG GGAATGGAGGGGGAACAAGGACCACATGGAGAAGTTGGATCTCAAGGACTTCCG GGCCCAGCTGGAGCCAAGGGCTTGGCGGGAATCATGGGCTCCAAAGGTGAAAGG GGACCCCGAGGGAACTTGGGGGGTATGGGACCTCAAGGCCGCCAGGGACCTCCG GGGGACTTTGGCCAAAGAGGAGCCATCGGAGAGACCGGACCCAGGGGGGTGCAG GGTGATCGAGGTCCTTCCGGAATCAGAGGACCACCAGGACCAAAGGGAGAAGCT GGCCTTCCGGGTCCGGACGGTCGTGAAGGAATCCCTGGACTTCCTGGTTCAAAG GGTCTTCCTGGCAAGGATGGAGCTCCGGGCGACGGTGGACTTCAGGGGCTTCCT gggGTTCCAGGTTCTTATGGCCAAAAAGGAGTTAGTGGTCCCAAG ggcGCGTCAGGTGATCCGGGCGTTGCGGGACTGATGGGGTCTCCGGGAAACCAA GGCGAGCGCGGCGACCAGGGCGAGGTGGGGCCTGTCGGACCCAGAGGAGGACCG GGTGCACGAGGGGAAAGAGGACCGGTTGGACCGGCGGGCGCACCGGGACCACGG GGAGGCAAAGGTGATGTGGGTCTTCCTGGACTCCCTGGACCGGCTGGCTATCAAGGCCAGAAAGGCGACAGG GGTTCTGTGGGTCTGGATGGTCCAAAAGGAGAGCAG GGACCCCCGGGCGCCGAAGGGACGCCCGGATATCGAGGAGACCTG GGCGAACTAGGCGAGGCCGGCGAGAAAGGAGCG ATGGGCCCACCAGGCGAGACGGGGAACAAAGGACCAGAGGGCGGGCGAGGGCAGCAGGGCAAAGAGGGAGAACCGGGCCAAGTGGGACCGCGTGGCATGCAGGGCGACATGGGTTTGCCGGGGCAGCCTGGTGCGCAGGGACCCGCG GGCAAATCACCGACAGACACGCACATCAAGCAGGTCTGCATGAGAGTCATGCAAG ATCAGCTGGCCCAGCTGGCGGCCAGCCTGAGCAGACCCGAGTCGGGCGTCTCGGGGCTGCCCGGCCCCCCGGGACCGCCCGGCCCCCCGGGGTCCAGCGGTGAAAACGGTTTCCCCGGTCACACCGGATCCCGAGGGCTTCCCGGTCTCAAGGGACCGCCCGGGCTGCTGGGTCGCAAAGGACCCAAAG GGGACCAAGGCGACAGGGGGGACCGGGGCCTCACCGCCCGTGGCCCCAAAGGAGTTGCGGGTACTCCTGGTCTACCAG GGCAGCCAGGCCGGTCGGCGTATGGGAGCGACGGGCACGACGGTTCCAGAGGCCCTCGTGGGGCTCCCGGAATTCCTGGCGTTCCCGGCCCCCCCGGACCGTCGGGGGCCGCTGGATACTGTGAGTCATCGCAGTGTGTCCTTCCTGCCGTGGCGTCGCCGGTGATGGGGGGCAAAGAATCGGCCCTCAAGGGCCCCACTGACATGTGA